Proteins co-encoded in one Arthrobacter alpinus genomic window:
- a CDS encoding ABC transporter substrate-binding protein — MHNSSKLGLRFAAVLAVAALGLTGCTTASQDGGTESSSGASQAAAFDPTTVAKDDALIALLPASLKDKATLEVGSDTSYEPAEFLDKDGQTPIGYDVDIAKAIAATLGKKAVVHTADFSSIIPKIGSVYDLGISSFTINPERSKAVNFVSYFNAGVLWAVQKGNPKGISMDDLCGKKIGVQTGTVEEDPDVKDRSAKCVADGKPAIDIVSLKNQTDVTTRLVGGTIDAMSADTPIINNALAKTNGQLETLGKAYDSAEQGIAIAKDDAAFAAVIEKVMNKLIEDGSYTKILSTWNNQDGALTKSVLNPTAG, encoded by the coding sequence ATGCACAACTCTTCCAAGCTGGGTCTGCGATTCGCCGCCGTCCTCGCCGTTGCGGCTCTCGGACTGACAGGCTGCACCACAGCGTCACAGGATGGCGGCACGGAAAGTAGCTCAGGAGCTTCGCAAGCTGCCGCTTTCGATCCCACCACGGTGGCCAAGGATGATGCCCTCATCGCGTTGCTGCCAGCATCACTGAAGGACAAGGCCACTCTTGAAGTAGGCTCCGATACTTCCTATGAGCCGGCCGAGTTCCTGGACAAGGATGGCCAGACTCCCATCGGCTACGACGTGGATATTGCCAAGGCCATCGCGGCCACGCTCGGCAAGAAGGCCGTTGTCCACACGGCGGACTTTTCCTCGATCATTCCAAAGATCGGTAGCGTCTACGATCTCGGTATCTCATCCTTCACCATCAACCCCGAGCGCTCCAAGGCTGTGAACTTTGTCAGCTACTTCAACGCTGGCGTTCTGTGGGCCGTGCAGAAGGGCAACCCCAAGGGCATCAGCATGGATGACCTGTGCGGGAAGAAGATCGGCGTCCAGACAGGCACCGTTGAGGAGGATCCGGATGTCAAGGATCGTTCCGCCAAGTGCGTGGCTGACGGCAAGCCGGCCATTGACATTGTTTCCCTGAAGAACCAGACCGATGTCACCACGCGTTTGGTTGGCGGCACCATTGACGCCATGAGCGCCGATACCCCCATCATCAACAATGCCTTGGCCAAGACCAACGGCCAGCTGGAAACTCTCGGTAAGGCGTACGATTCCGCAGAGCAGGGCATCGCCATCGCCAAGGATGACGCAGCCTTCGCCGCGGTCATTGAGAAGGTCATGAACAAGCTCATCGAGGATGGCAGCTACACCAAGATTCTTTCCACGTGGAACAACCAGGACGGCGCATTGACCAAGTCCGTCTTGAACCCGACGGCGGGCTAA
- a CDS encoding isochorismate synthase → MTDSLSLRALTLALTPATLAELGIVAPGALLDSGSAESPDGPLCWLRRGEGLVGFGEIASFTGTGASRFSDAEQWWKSLLATAEVDDSIRMPGTGAMAFGSFAFSTTSAYESALIVPALVVGFSAGTAWLTQLSLDGITPTEKSALALLRQLGSSSTPSSFESSTPGTPSAGTVRSGALSEEQWKESVRSGVAAIAHGGLEKVVLARDVLATLEEPVRRVSILQRLVGLYDECWTYGVRGLVGATPEILIKVDGSTAQARVLAGTLDREDEPAGSTGFADSVLGGSIKQRQEHDFAVRSLIRQLAPFATDMSFPAEPFILELPNVWHLASDVSAQLASSNGHVPSSLALVEALHPTAAVCGTPREEAATLILQLEQMDRGPYAGPVGWLDGAGNGEWGIALRGAVLEDSHSVRLYAGAGIVEASDPEAELAETWAKLRPMLQALNLPNHP, encoded by the coding sequence ATGACTGATTCCCTTTCGCTGCGCGCCCTCACCCTGGCCCTGACACCGGCAACGCTGGCGGAGCTTGGCATCGTTGCACCCGGCGCACTTTTAGACTCGGGCTCCGCTGAATCTCCTGATGGGCCGCTGTGTTGGTTGCGCCGCGGCGAAGGCCTGGTGGGCTTTGGCGAAATCGCATCCTTCACTGGCACCGGCGCCTCCCGATTTTCCGACGCCGAACAGTGGTGGAAATCCCTCCTGGCCACCGCGGAGGTGGACGATTCCATCCGCATGCCCGGCACCGGCGCCATGGCTTTTGGCTCCTTCGCCTTCTCCACCACGAGCGCCTACGAATCCGCGCTGATCGTCCCGGCCCTAGTGGTGGGCTTCTCCGCGGGCACCGCCTGGCTGACCCAGCTCTCCTTGGACGGCATCACGCCCACCGAGAAATCCGCACTGGCCCTCCTGCGGCAACTGGGCTCCTCTTCCACTCCCTCGTCCTTTGAAAGTTCGACGCCGGGCACCCCCTCCGCGGGCACCGTGCGTTCCGGTGCGCTCAGCGAAGAGCAATGGAAGGAGTCCGTCCGCTCCGGTGTTGCGGCCATTGCCCACGGAGGCTTGGAAAAAGTGGTCCTCGCTCGCGATGTGCTCGCAACACTCGAGGAACCGGTGCGCAGAGTTTCAATTCTGCAACGATTGGTGGGCCTGTACGACGAATGCTGGACCTATGGCGTCCGCGGTTTGGTGGGGGCCACGCCCGAGATCCTCATCAAGGTGGACGGCTCCACAGCCCAGGCTCGCGTACTTGCCGGAACCCTTGACCGTGAAGACGAACCGGCCGGTTCCACCGGCTTTGCCGACTCGGTTTTGGGTGGCTCCATCAAACAGCGTCAGGAGCACGATTTCGCCGTTCGCTCCCTCATCCGGCAGCTCGCCCCCTTTGCCACAGACATGTCTTTCCCGGCGGAGCCATTCATTTTGGAACTACCCAACGTGTGGCATTTGGCATCCGATGTGAGCGCCCAGCTGGCCAGCTCCAACGGGCACGTGCCTTCGTCTTTAGCCCTAGTTGAGGCCTTACACCCCACTGCTGCCGTGTGCGGAACGCCTCGGGAAGAAGCTGCAACTCTCATCCTCCAACTGGAACAGATGGACCGCGGACCTTATGCCGGTCCTGTCGGCTGGCTCGATGGGGCTGGCAATGGCGAATGGGGTATTGCCCTGCGTGGAGCGGTGTTGGAGGACTCTCACAGCGTGCGGCTCTATGCCGGCGCAGGCATCGTGGAAGCCTCCGATCCTGAGGCCGAACTGGCTGAGACGTGGGCAAAACTTCGGCCAATGCTGCAGGCCCTGAACCTGCCAAACCACCCTTAG
- a CDS encoding demethylmenaquinone methyltransferase, which yields MNRASLEKRPEEMAAMFDEVAPKYDVVNDILSLGQTRRWRRIVVEAGGTVPGQRVLDLAAGTGTSSEPFADAGVDVVACDFSVGMLKVGKRRRPDIDFVAGDATNLPFADNSFDASTISFGLRNVADPKKALREMLRVTKPGGKLVVAEFSHPTFGPFRTVYTEYLMRALPPIAKKVASNPAAYVYLAESIRVWPNQDNLSAWLTESGWDKVAYRNLSGGIVAVHRAVKPLTGPADTAGAR from the coding sequence GTGAACCGTGCATCTTTGGAGAAGCGTCCGGAAGAAATGGCTGCCATGTTTGACGAGGTGGCCCCCAAATACGACGTCGTCAACGATATTTTGTCCTTAGGACAGACCCGTCGCTGGCGGCGCATCGTGGTGGAAGCCGGGGGCACCGTGCCCGGCCAGCGGGTTTTGGACCTGGCCGCCGGTACCGGCACCTCGAGCGAGCCGTTTGCCGACGCCGGCGTGGACGTGGTGGCCTGCGACTTCTCAGTGGGCATGCTTAAAGTTGGCAAGCGCCGACGCCCGGACATTGACTTCGTGGCTGGAGACGCCACAAACCTGCCCTTCGCGGACAACTCCTTTGACGCTTCCACCATCTCCTTTGGGCTGCGCAACGTGGCAGATCCGAAGAAGGCACTGCGTGAGATGCTGCGCGTTACCAAGCCCGGCGGAAAACTGGTGGTGGCCGAATTCTCACACCCTACCTTCGGCCCGTTCCGTACCGTTTACACCGAATACTTGATGCGAGCCCTGCCGCCCATCGCCAAAAAAGTGGCTTCCAACCCCGCCGCCTACGTGTACCTGGCGGAGTCCATCCGGGTCTGGCCCAACCAGGACAACTTGTCCGCGTGGCTCACCGAATCCGGCTGGGACAAGGTGGCCTACAGGAATTTGAGCGGCGGCATTGTGGCTGTTCACCGTGCCGTGAAGCCGCTGACAGGCCCTGCCGACACTGCCGGTGCGCGCTAA
- a CDS encoding geranylgeranyl reductase family protein: protein MKVLIVGAGPAGSTAAWHLASAGIEVTVLEKTRFPREKVCGDGLTPRAVREMQLMGLPHDPSEGWRRNKGLRLVAGGRQIEVPWPELTDFPNYGLIRTRLGFDESLASHARAAGAVILEGHSVTQALTNDAGTVVGARASLLDGAGRKTGETADFHADVVLAADGNSTRTALSLGLEKRDDRPMGVAYRTYFTSPRHEDDWMEGWLELPAPDGRTLPGYGWVFGVGDGTSNVGLGILNTSKEFGKLDYRAVLRDWTASMPGEWGFTPENQVGAIRGAALPMAFNRTPHYSDGLLLLGDSGGMVSPFNGEGISYAMESGRFAAEHIVRAAGTNSRLAADHALSNYGTLVREQWGSHFTLGRVFASMIGNPTIMKLALRSGMSVPVLMRFVVRLMTNLTDTDKRGFEDRVIHLLEKLVPATSNQDITRTSKQQSLPIVSVEQ, encoded by the coding sequence GTGAAGGTACTGATAGTAGGTGCCGGTCCCGCCGGATCCACCGCGGCCTGGCACTTGGCCTCCGCTGGGATCGAGGTCACCGTGCTGGAGAAGACCCGTTTCCCGCGTGAAAAGGTCTGCGGCGACGGCCTCACCCCGCGTGCCGTGCGCGAAATGCAGCTCATGGGCCTGCCGCACGACCCCTCCGAAGGCTGGCGCCGCAACAAGGGCCTGCGCCTGGTTGCCGGCGGCCGCCAGATCGAGGTGCCCTGGCCCGAACTCACCGACTTCCCCAACTACGGGCTCATCCGGACTCGTTTGGGCTTTGATGAATCGCTCGCCAGCCATGCGCGTGCCGCCGGTGCCGTGATCCTTGAGGGCCACTCGGTGACGCAGGCCCTGACTAACGACGCCGGAACTGTCGTAGGTGCCAGGGCGTCACTCTTGGATGGGGCTGGCCGGAAGACGGGCGAAACCGCTGACTTCCACGCCGATGTGGTGCTGGCTGCTGATGGGAACTCCACCCGGACGGCGCTCTCCCTGGGGCTTGAAAAACGTGATGACAGGCCCATGGGTGTGGCCTACCGTACCTACTTCACGTCCCCTCGTCACGAGGATGACTGGATGGAGGGGTGGCTGGAGCTGCCCGCACCGGATGGCCGGACGTTGCCAGGGTACGGCTGGGTGTTTGGTGTTGGTGACGGGACCTCCAACGTTGGCCTGGGTATCCTGAACACCTCCAAGGAGTTCGGCAAGCTGGATTACCGTGCAGTGCTGCGCGATTGGACGGCTTCCATGCCCGGCGAGTGGGGCTTTACTCCGGAAAACCAGGTGGGTGCCATCAGGGGAGCAGCTCTGCCCATGGCTTTCAACCGCACCCCGCACTACTCGGACGGACTGCTGCTGCTGGGAGATTCCGGTGGCATGGTGAGTCCTTTCAACGGCGAGGGTATTTCCTACGCCATGGAATCAGGCCGCTTCGCTGCTGAGCACATTGTTCGGGCAGCTGGCACCAACTCCCGGTTGGCCGCCGATCACGCGCTCTCCAACTACGGCACGCTGGTGCGTGAACAGTGGGGCAGCCACTTCACGCTGGGCCGGGTTTTTGCTTCCATGATTGGCAATCCCACCATCATGAAACTGGCCCTGCGCTCAGGTATGAGCGTTCCGGTGCTGATGCGTTTTGTAGTCCGACTCATGACGAATCTGACCGACACGGATAAACGAGGTTTTGAGGATAGAGTGATTCATCTACTGGAGAAGCTCGTCCCTGCCACCAGCAATCAGGACATTACCCGCACATCCAAGCAACAATCCCTACCAATAGTTAGTGTTGAGCAGTGA
- a CDS encoding polyprenyl synthetase family protein has protein sequence MTTSANHSWTHAGQGRPESHDSNPSTMAIATGLQLPSGFNAVAEDPELGPSIAMSMAKVEKVLREAIAHSDPLADATSRHLVEAGGKRIRPLLVLLAAHLGDPNRAEVVQAAVVVELTHLATLYHDDVMDSAPFRRGAPTAHEVWGNTVAILTGDLIFARASILVSALGGRALEIQARTFERLCLGQLHETVGPREDEDPIEHYLSVIADKTGSLVAASGQLGAIFSGVSEEGQEVLLEYGEKVGVAFQLADDVIDVTGLKQVSGKSPGTDLREGIPTLPVLLLRNAAAAGDAQAAAVLALVDGDLSSDEALAEAVTALREHPVTMESWAVAREWSDAAIAALAPLPEGIVKTALASFAEAVVSRDV, from the coding sequence GTGACTACTTCCGCGAACCACAGCTGGACCCATGCCGGGCAAGGACGCCCCGAATCACACGATTCCAATCCCAGCACCATGGCCATTGCCACTGGGCTGCAACTGCCGTCCGGTTTCAACGCCGTGGCAGAGGACCCGGAACTGGGACCCTCCATCGCCATGAGCATGGCGAAGGTGGAAAAGGTGTTGCGTGAAGCAATCGCCCACTCCGATCCTTTGGCAGATGCCACCAGCCGCCACTTGGTGGAAGCCGGCGGCAAACGCATCCGCCCACTGTTGGTGCTGCTTGCTGCCCACCTCGGAGACCCGAACCGGGCCGAAGTGGTGCAGGCCGCCGTCGTGGTTGAACTGACGCATTTGGCCACGCTCTACCACGACGATGTGATGGACTCGGCGCCGTTCCGCCGCGGCGCTCCCACCGCCCATGAGGTGTGGGGCAACACCGTTGCGATTCTGACCGGTGACCTCATCTTTGCTCGCGCGTCGATCCTGGTCTCGGCTCTGGGTGGCCGTGCTTTGGAAATTCAGGCCCGCACGTTCGAGCGCCTGTGCCTTGGCCAGCTGCACGAAACCGTGGGTCCGCGCGAGGATGAAGACCCCATTGAGCATTACTTGTCCGTCATTGCTGACAAGACCGGCTCGCTCGTTGCTGCTTCGGGTCAGCTTGGCGCCATCTTCTCCGGTGTTTCAGAGGAGGGCCAAGAGGTTCTGCTGGAATACGGCGAAAAGGTGGGCGTTGCTTTCCAGCTCGCCGATGACGTCATCGACGTGACTGGGCTGAAGCAGGTTTCGGGAAAGTCACCCGGAACCGATCTGCGCGAAGGTATCCCAACGTTGCCTGTTCTGTTGCTGCGTAACGCTGCTGCCGCGGGCGATGCGCAGGCTGCCGCTGTACTCGCATTGGTTGATGGCGATCTGAGCAGCGATGAAGCACTGGCTGAGGCTGTAACCGCGCTGCGGGAACACCCCGTCACGATGGAATCCTGGGCTGTGGCCCGCGAATGGTCCGATGCTGCCATTGCAGCACTGGCACCGCTGCCCGAGGGTATCGTCAAGACGGCTCTGGCCAGCTTTGCCGAAGCCGTGGTCTCCCGCGACGTCTAG
- a CDS encoding endonuclease domain-containing protein: MRYPQICQIGPFSPLRGFNFSLTGSMRKPSELPLHLALRPFTLAQAHHARLSARRIRSADLLKPSRGIRVPQTVDCELLDHCRPYTALTGDGVISHITAAKIHGLYLPSRFQERQLLDLSRPNGSPPPRRRHVSGHRLKLERTDIDEFGGVPVTSAARTFLDIAPLLTVDELVVVGDQIVCCHQRNNGRVRIATVELNVLQAYLAQHTGARGYTKLRAAMELVRVGVDSAPETRLRLTINRSGLPEFQPNHKIMDDAGHSLVEPDLACPKYRTCTEYDGEHHDSPEQRAKDRDRDFITQSLGWHQVVLRREDMRNGGLIAVTKLARMLVRGGWPDPQNLATRSMLGALNVRKDFS, from the coding sequence GTGCGTTATCCACAGATTTGCCAGATTGGCCCTTTTTCGCCACTACGAGGGTTCAATTTCAGCCTTACTGGAAGCATGAGAAAACCATCGGAGCTTCCACTGCACCTGGCCCTGCGGCCTTTCACTCTGGCCCAGGCGCACCATGCCCGGTTATCTGCCCGTCGTATCCGTTCAGCAGATTTATTGAAACCCAGCCGGGGTATTCGCGTTCCCCAAACAGTTGACTGTGAGTTGCTAGACCATTGCCGTCCCTACACTGCGTTGACTGGCGATGGCGTCATCAGCCACATCACGGCAGCGAAGATTCATGGCCTGTATTTGCCGTCGAGATTCCAAGAACGCCAATTACTCGACCTCTCCAGGCCGAACGGCAGTCCACCACCCAGGCGACGGCACGTGAGCGGCCACCGACTAAAACTGGAGCGGACCGACATTGATGAATTTGGTGGAGTTCCAGTCACTTCGGCGGCGCGAACATTCCTGGACATCGCGCCATTACTCACCGTTGATGAGTTAGTGGTTGTAGGGGATCAGATTGTCTGTTGCCACCAACGCAATAATGGCCGTGTCAGAATCGCCACGGTGGAACTCAACGTCTTGCAGGCTTACCTTGCCCAGCACACGGGTGCCCGTGGCTATACCAAGCTGAGGGCGGCTATGGAACTTGTCAGAGTCGGAGTGGACTCAGCGCCAGAAACTCGGTTGCGGCTGACCATCAACCGATCAGGCCTGCCAGAATTCCAACCCAACCACAAGATCATGGACGACGCCGGACACTCGCTGGTGGAACCCGATCTTGCCTGTCCCAAATACAGGACCTGCACGGAGTATGACGGCGAGCATCACGATTCTCCAGAACAGCGGGCCAAAGATCGTGACCGGGACTTTATTACCCAATCATTGGGATGGCATCAGGTGGTGCTCCGCAGAGAGGACATGCGCAATGGCGGGCTCATTGCGGTGACCAAGCTGGCCCGGATGCTGGTGCGCGGAGGTTGGCCCGATCCGCAGAATCTGGCCACGCGGTCCATGCTCGGCGCTCTCAACGTCCGCAAAGACTTCAGCTAG
- a CDS encoding trimeric intracellular cation channel family protein translates to MTIDLPLALDLLGVFFFAVSGSLLAARKGFDLVGSVLLACMVGLGGGVVRDIVLNDGPPAAFLNPEYLLPPLFAAALVYFMVRNVQRSGRLLLMFDAGGLALFCITGTLKALASGMNPVAAVLLGVTTAVGGGILRDITANEVPKVFDPTDLYAIPALVGAVLAAVLWHAGWLNLITGTFAAVAVFLLRLLSLHYGWHAPLASRSWAARRILRVRRD, encoded by the coding sequence ATGACCATTGATCTGCCGCTCGCCCTTGATCTCTTGGGCGTCTTTTTCTTCGCCGTCTCGGGCAGCCTGCTCGCCGCCAGAAAGGGGTTCGATCTGGTCGGTTCGGTGCTGCTGGCATGCATGGTTGGCCTAGGCGGCGGCGTGGTCCGGGACATCGTCCTGAACGACGGTCCGCCTGCCGCGTTCCTGAATCCGGAATATCTGCTGCCGCCACTCTTTGCTGCGGCCTTGGTGTATTTCATGGTCCGCAACGTCCAGCGCAGTGGGCGGTTGCTGCTGATGTTCGACGCCGGCGGGCTGGCCCTGTTTTGCATCACCGGCACCCTCAAAGCCCTCGCCTCCGGGATGAACCCCGTGGCCGCGGTACTACTGGGCGTCACTACCGCTGTGGGTGGCGGAATTTTGCGTGACATCACAGCCAATGAAGTGCCCAAGGTGTTCGATCCCACGGACCTGTACGCGATCCCAGCCTTGGTGGGAGCCGTCCTCGCCGCGGTGCTGTGGCACGCGGGTTGGTTGAACCTCATCACTGGCACCTTTGCCGCCGTCGCAGTTTTCCTCCTACGCTTGTTGAGCCTGCATTACGGCTGGCATGCTCCGCTGGCATCGCGCAGTTGGGCTGCTCGGCGCATCCTGCGCGTCCGTCGCGACTAA
- a CDS encoding ABC transporter permease, producing the protein MDQMARHNLGTVVQFEFIRTVKKQRFWIATLAIPVLLGIVFALVFASNSSTQQRSDEQKNQTLAFSYSDASGLIDPALAKAMGGTVEKDPGTAVERVRAGTLNAFFSFPTNIDKNPVSVYGADQGIFKNGTYDAVAKQLVVLSAAQKVGSAELTAAAQGNFTTELQTFKDGQISGGLETVVPPLLFLVLFYVVIILLANQMLASTLEEKENRVTEMILTTLNPTTLVVGKVISLFLVGAVQALVFASPMVLGYVFFRKQLAIPDFDLSNLQFQFLPMLIGGLLFVGGFILFTGVLVGIGAVMPTAKDASTVFAPVMIMMFIPFYIVTMVVSDPGSLIVQIFTFFPFTAPITAMLRNAFGSLSGASAAIVIVELFVFGFVALRVAVHLFRYGSIEYSRKLSLRTAFARKP; encoded by the coding sequence ATGGACCAGATGGCACGGCATAATTTAGGCACAGTGGTGCAGTTTGAATTCATTCGGACTGTGAAGAAGCAGCGGTTCTGGATAGCTACCTTGGCCATCCCGGTACTGTTGGGGATTGTTTTTGCCCTGGTCTTCGCCAGCAATTCCAGCACGCAGCAGCGTTCCGATGAGCAGAAGAACCAAACGCTGGCCTTTAGCTATTCGGATGCGTCCGGACTCATTGATCCGGCCCTAGCCAAAGCCATGGGTGGCACCGTCGAGAAGGACCCAGGGACCGCCGTCGAACGTGTCAGGGCAGGCACACTCAACGCGTTCTTCAGCTTTCCGACCAACATCGACAAGAACCCGGTGAGCGTTTATGGGGCGGATCAGGGCATTTTCAAGAACGGCACGTACGACGCCGTGGCCAAACAGCTGGTGGTGCTTTCCGCTGCGCAAAAGGTGGGCTCGGCGGAGCTGACCGCGGCCGCGCAGGGCAATTTCACCACAGAACTGCAGACCTTCAAGGACGGGCAAATATCCGGCGGATTGGAAACCGTGGTGCCGCCGTTGCTGTTCCTGGTGTTGTTTTACGTGGTGATCATCCTGCTGGCGAACCAAATGCTCGCCTCCACGTTGGAGGAGAAGGAAAACAGGGTCACGGAGATGATCCTGACAACCTTGAACCCCACAACGCTGGTGGTGGGCAAGGTCATTTCGCTGTTCCTCGTGGGCGCGGTGCAGGCGCTGGTGTTTGCTTCGCCCATGGTGCTTGGGTACGTGTTCTTCCGCAAGCAGCTCGCCATCCCGGACTTTGACCTCTCCAACCTGCAATTCCAGTTCCTGCCCATGCTCATCGGGGGCCTCCTGTTTGTGGGTGGCTTCATCTTGTTCACGGGCGTGCTGGTAGGAATCGGGGCTGTCATGCCCACGGCCAAAGATGCCAGTACGGTGTTCGCCCCGGTCATGATCATGATGTTCATCCCGTTCTATATTGTGACCATGGTGGTGAGCGACCCCGGCTCGCTGATCGTGCAAATATTTACCTTCTTCCCCTTCACAGCGCCGATTACAGCCATGTTGCGCAACGCGTTCGGCTCACTCAGCGGTGCCTCTGCGGCCATTGTGATTGTTGAACTGTTCGTGTTTGGGTTCGTGGCCCTGCGCGTTGCGGTGCACTTGTTCCGCTACGGATCCATTGAATATTCGCGCAAGCTCTCCCTGCGCACAGCCTTCGCCCGGAAGCCCTGA
- a CDS encoding MFS transporter has product MLWVAILASFVAFLDGAIVNVALPAMTRELGGGITTQQWVVDAYLLALGSLILIAGSLSDTFGRIRILRAGLLIFGTASLACAVAPSALLLIVARGIQGAGAALLVPSSLALITSIFRGPAQGKAIGSWTAWTGTAFLAGPLIGGLLVDYGNWRLIFAINVIPIAATLILLKGLAIPPVLLLPTLPPVKHDAGTSSVPAAPVAPPVAAELGGSAGTPVSVARPASRVDVIGAVLAAVGLAGTVFALIEQDRLGWGSALVYGPFVLGIAALVAFLWWEHRTPAPMMPLGLFRIRNFGVGNIATTFIYAGLSLGQLLVVLFLQEIAGFTAAQAGLASLPVAVISLLLAGPFGTLAGKYGPRLFMAMGPLVAGVGYAMMASAAEPFNFWLQILPGQLVFAVGLSITVAPLTAAILGAVPAGQSGIGSAINNAVSRVAGLIAVALAGVMLGGVLDYESFRRVMVITALLFLAGSVVSALGISNAEARQQRSDAETGPAVAVDGPGDGSEDGPENGLRAAGPTAS; this is encoded by the coding sequence GTGCTGTGGGTGGCCATCCTTGCCTCCTTCGTGGCATTTTTGGACGGCGCCATTGTCAACGTCGCCCTGCCCGCCATGACGCGCGAGCTGGGTGGCGGCATCACCACGCAGCAGTGGGTGGTGGACGCGTACTTACTGGCCCTGGGATCGCTGATTCTGATCGCCGGTTCCCTGTCCGACACCTTCGGCCGCATCCGGATCCTCCGCGCCGGCCTACTGATCTTCGGGACCGCCTCGCTGGCCTGCGCCGTCGCCCCGAGCGCCCTTTTACTCATTGTGGCCCGCGGTATCCAAGGTGCCGGGGCCGCGCTGCTGGTGCCCAGCTCGCTAGCGCTGATCACCTCCATCTTCCGGGGACCCGCGCAAGGCAAAGCCATCGGCTCGTGGACGGCGTGGACCGGCACCGCATTTCTGGCTGGGCCGTTGATTGGCGGACTCCTGGTGGATTATGGCAACTGGCGGCTGATCTTCGCCATCAACGTCATCCCCATCGCCGCCACCCTGATCCTGCTGAAGGGGCTTGCCATCCCTCCGGTGCTGCTTCTTCCCACACTCCCTCCCGTGAAGCACGACGCCGGAACCTCCTCCGTGCCAGCGGCACCTGTTGCTCCTCCCGTCGCCGCCGAGCTCGGCGGCAGCGCAGGCACGCCCGTGTCAGTGGCGCGGCCCGCGTCCCGGGTCGACGTCATCGGGGCCGTTCTGGCCGCCGTCGGACTGGCCGGAACTGTGTTTGCTCTGATTGAACAGGACCGGCTGGGGTGGGGGAGTGCGCTGGTGTACGGGCCGTTTGTGCTTGGGATTGCTGCGCTGGTGGCGTTTTTGTGGTGGGAACACAGAACCCCGGCGCCCATGATGCCGCTGGGTCTGTTCCGGATCCGAAACTTCGGCGTGGGCAATATTGCCACCACCTTTATTTACGCAGGGTTGTCGCTGGGGCAGCTACTGGTAGTGCTGTTCCTCCAGGAAATTGCCGGGTTTACGGCGGCTCAGGCGGGGCTGGCATCACTTCCAGTAGCGGTGATCTCGCTGCTTCTGGCCGGGCCGTTTGGAACGCTCGCCGGTAAATACGGACCCCGACTATTCATGGCAATGGGACCACTAGTGGCTGGCGTGGGGTATGCGATGATGGCATCGGCAGCGGAACCTTTCAATTTTTGGTTGCAGATTCTGCCCGGACAGCTGGTGTTCGCCGTGGGGCTGTCCATAACTGTTGCGCCCTTGACGGCGGCCATCCTCGGGGCCGTGCCGGCGGGGCAGAGCGGAATTGGATCGGCCATTAATAATGCCGTCTCGCGTGTGGCTGGGCTCATCGCCGTGGCGCTCGCGGGCGTGATGCTTGGCGGCGTGCTGGACTACGAATCGTTCCGGCGGGTCATGGTCATTACGGCGCTGCTGTTCTTGGCGGGGAGCGTGGTTTCGGCGCTGGGGATCAGCAATGCCGAGGCGCGGCAGCAGCGGAGTGATGCGGAGACCGGGCCCGCGGTGGCTGTTGACGGGCCCGGGGACGGCTCGGAGGACGGCCCCGAGAACGGGCTGAGGGCTGCCGGGCCCACAGCCTCTTGA
- a CDS encoding sirohydrochlorin chelatase, giving the protein MEHETVMIACAHGTNNAEGQRRINALRADIALLRPGLTVLEAYVDVQEPALPDVVAGLAAHVHAVVVPLLLTVGFHVQVDIADAVASRANTLAAAPLGPDPRLAKLLDKRLGTLPAGWGIVLAAAGSSRPEAAEPIEVLAADLAVRRPERIVAAYGASARPSVPDAVAQLRDDGAAGVAVASYLLSPGYFHDQLSLAGADQVAPPLLPSRLLAELALEHFDTALLRNVAP; this is encoded by the coding sequence ATGGAGCATGAAACCGTGATGATTGCGTGCGCCCACGGCACCAATAACGCCGAAGGCCAGCGACGCATCAACGCACTCAGGGCCGATATTGCCCTGTTACGTCCGGGGTTGACGGTGCTGGAGGCGTATGTTGACGTTCAGGAACCGGCCCTGCCAGACGTGGTGGCCGGGCTGGCCGCACACGTGCACGCCGTGGTGGTTCCGCTGCTGTTGACGGTGGGCTTCCACGTCCAGGTGGACATTGCTGACGCCGTGGCCAGCCGGGCCAACACCCTGGCCGCCGCACCGCTGGGACCCGATCCGCGGCTGGCCAAACTGCTCGATAAGCGGCTCGGCACGCTCCCTGCGGGGTGGGGCATTGTGTTGGCCGCGGCAGGTTCCTCACGCCCCGAAGCCGCCGAACCGATTGAGGTCCTGGCCGCCGATCTTGCCGTGCGCCGCCCGGAGCGGATTGTGGCCGCCTATGGCGCCAGCGCCCGGCCATCGGTTCCGGACGCCGTGGCACAATTGCGGGATGACGGCGCTGCCGGGGTGGCCGTGGCCTCCTATCTGTTGTCCCCAGGCTACTTCCACGACCAGTTGTCATTGGCGGGCGCTGACCAGGTTGCCCCGCCGTTGCTGCCTTCCAGGCTTCTGGCAGAACTGGCGCTGGAACACTTCGACACTGCACTCCTGCGCAACGTTGCGCCGTAA